The Polycladomyces zharkentensis genome includes a window with the following:
- a CDS encoding CBS domain-containing protein codes for MGQLRDIMTQQVAYVTPQDNVYEVANLMKQHNVGMIPVVENGALQGVITDRDLVLRCIAERQPNSLRASDIMTSNPVTGHPDMSVAEASQLMAQHQIRRLPVVDNGQMVGVVAIGDMAVREPFSDQAGQALSNISEPSKPQM; via the coding sequence ATGGGACAACTGAGAGATATCATGACCCAACAAGTGGCTTACGTTACGCCGCAAGACAACGTATATGAAGTGGCCAACCTGATGAAACAGCACAACGTCGGGATGATTCCGGTTGTTGAAAACGGCGCGTTGCAAGGAGTCATCACCGATCGCGATCTGGTTCTGCGCTGCATCGCAGAACGGCAACCCAATTCCCTGAGGGCGAGCGACATCATGACCAGCAACCCGGTCACGGGCCATCCGGACATGTCGGTGGCAGAGGCCTCCCAGCTGATGGCCCAGCATCAAATCCGTCGTCTGCCTGTGGTGGACAACGGGCAAATGGTCGGGGTTGTGGCGATCGGGGACATGGCGGTTCGTGAACCGTTTTCCGATCAAGCGGGTCAGGCATTGAGCAACATTTCCGAGCCCAGCAAGCCGCAAATGTAA
- a CDS encoding HAD family hydrolase encodes MGGSFEHGQMFEDVIPFFTKMKEHGVMGAVLTNGPADGQRNKVAALGLTDDVDNIYISAEIGYSKPAREAFRYVLDDLQLPSSNVWIIGDSLTVDVEVIPSGRDQRNSA; translated from the coding sequence ATGGGTGGATCATTTGAACACGGTCAGATGTTTGAAGATGTGATCCCGTTTTTTACGAAAATGAAGGAACACGGTGTGATGGGGGCCGTACTGACCAATGGGCCTGCCGACGGTCAGCGCAACAAGGTTGCGGCACTGGGGTTGACCGATGATGTGGACAACATTTACATCAGTGCCGAGATCGGCTATTCGAAACCGGCGAGGGAAGCGTTCCGGTACGTTTTGGACGATTTGCAACTCCCCTCCTCGAATGTGTGGATAATCGGAGATTCCCTCACAGTTGATGTCGAAGTAATCCCATCGGGCCGGGATCAAAGGAATTCTGCTTGA
- a CDS encoding NYN domain-containing protein has protein sequence MNLEKHIAVFIDLENVYYGLKKYHMDPDHPDAHHNLFLRLQEHYGKDKIRMMEAYADFEQLDLSMMSLQRKRVHVHQVYGNGRGGGERKNAADIQLCLDAMEVLYEIPEVTTFVIVSADQDMIPLLDRLWSYGKQVELFCLFDESLSKSAQLPEFCDQIYNLFEFLHIPQFQNLSQMDRLVQNAIIHIYEWYEDPNNFDKSYGSSWIKKDFVRKFRLSDAEANELFTRLVRGRYLEPYEIGVDGKKFYGYRTNMEHPQVRMIVKIAGYMVG, from the coding sequence ATGAATTTGGAGAAACATATCGCCGTGTTCATCGATTTGGAAAATGTCTATTACGGACTGAAGAAATACCATATGGACCCGGATCATCCCGATGCGCACCACAACTTGTTCCTGCGGTTGCAAGAACATTACGGCAAGGACAAGATCCGCATGATGGAGGCGTACGCCGATTTTGAACAGTTGGACTTGTCCATGATGAGCCTGCAGCGCAAACGGGTGCATGTCCATCAGGTCTACGGAAACGGCCGGGGAGGAGGAGAGCGGAAAAACGCCGCCGACATCCAGCTTTGCCTGGATGCGATGGAAGTGTTGTACGAGATTCCCGAGGTGACGACATTTGTCATTGTCAGTGCCGATCAGGACATGATCCCTTTGCTGGATCGCCTGTGGTCCTACGGTAAACAGGTGGAGCTTTTTTGCCTGTTTGACGAGAGCCTCTCCAAATCCGCCCAGCTTCCCGAATTTTGCGATCAGATCTACAACCTGTTCGAATTTCTGCACATTCCCCAGTTCCAAAATCTCTCCCAAATGGATCGATTGGTCCAAAATGCCATCATCCATATTTATGAGTGGTATGAGGACCCCAACAATTTTGACAAGAGCTACGGCAGCTCCTGGATCAAGAAGGATTTCGTGCGCAAGTTCCGATTGTCCGACGCCGAAGCGAACGAGTTGTTCACCCGGCTTGTGAGGGGACGTTATTTGGAACCTTACGAGATCGGCGTGGACGGAAAGAAATTCTACGGATACCGCACCAATATGGAACATCCGCAGGTGCGGATGATCGTCAAAATTGCCGGGTATATGGTAGGATAG
- a CDS encoding citrate/2-methylcitrate synthase, whose translation MNTAIGLDGVVVAETALSAIDGKRGHLIYRGYWAKELALSSSLEEVAYLLWYGRLPTQAERAAFVQKWREARELPDEMQRWLMSLPRSLSMSSVLQSAIAALPDETRFDWPPTPDQALQVVAKIPTIIGVRRHALQGVPFDPPSQDWTHAQWHGWCTCGRVLPPRHVRALEAYLILTAEHGLNASTFTARVVTSTQADLPSALSAAVGALKGPLHGGAPSHVETMLEEIGEERQAESYLRSRLEKGERLMGFGHRVYKTVDPRAEALKAIAQEMAEEERWFRLALHVEREAVRLLQEYKPGRQLYANVEFYASAVLKAIGLPKEMYTPTFVSSRVIGWAAHALEQAAANRIIRPDSRYVGPMPQS comes from the coding sequence GTGAACACAGCCATTGGCTTAGATGGCGTGGTGGTGGCCGAAACGGCTTTGTCCGCCATTGACGGAAAACGGGGACATCTGATTTACCGCGGATATTGGGCCAAGGAACTGGCGCTGTCGTCATCGTTGGAAGAGGTGGCGTATCTGTTGTGGTACGGCCGATTGCCCACACAGGCGGAACGGGCCGCCTTTGTCCAAAAATGGCGGGAGGCTCGGGAGTTGCCGGATGAGATGCAGCGATGGCTGATGTCTCTCCCGCGATCCTTGTCCATGAGCAGCGTCTTGCAGTCAGCGATCGCCGCCTTACCGGACGAAACCCGATTTGACTGGCCGCCGACGCCGGATCAGGCATTGCAAGTGGTGGCCAAGATTCCGACCATCATCGGGGTCCGTCGCCATGCGTTACAGGGTGTGCCGTTTGATCCCCCGTCTCAGGATTGGACCCATGCGCAATGGCACGGATGGTGTACATGCGGAAGGGTGTTGCCTCCCCGGCATGTGCGCGCACTGGAAGCCTATCTGATCCTGACGGCTGAACATGGATTGAATGCGTCCACCTTTACCGCCCGTGTCGTGACATCGACACAAGCGGATCTGCCGTCAGCGCTGTCGGCCGCTGTCGGGGCACTGAAAGGTCCGTTGCACGGTGGTGCGCCATCTCATGTGGAAACCATGTTGGAGGAGATCGGCGAAGAACGGCAGGCCGAATCGTATCTGCGATCACGACTGGAGAAAGGAGAGCGATTGATGGGCTTCGGCCACCGGGTGTACAAAACCGTCGACCCCCGGGCTGAAGCGCTGAAAGCGATCGCACAGGAGATGGCCGAGGAAGAGCGCTGGTTCCGGTTGGCACTCCATGTGGAAAGAGAGGCGGTCCGTCTGCTTCAGGAATACAAACCGGGACGACAACTGTACGCCAATGTGGAATTCTACGCATCGGCCGTGTTGAAGGCGATCGGTTTACCCAAGGAGATGTATACGCCCACTTTCGTGTCCTCCCGGGTGATCGGATGGGCCGCACACGCGTTGGAGCAGGCGGCGGCCAATCGGATCATTCGCCCCGATTCCCGCTACGTCGGTCCGATGCCGCAATCGTGA
- the cax gene encoding calcium/proton exchanger yields the protein MKQKWFLPLLILSTLLSIGAHFFLHSQPVQFATACLSLLFWAALLGKATESVAHYAGERLGGLLNATFGNAAELIIAFFLVKAGLFDMVKASITGSIIGNLLLVLGLSVFFGGLRYKIQRFNTMLAGHNASLMLLAVIALFIPAAFIKGLQGTEVHILSLSIAAALIVGYFLWLYFSLVTHREELGDAVDGMPEEHSPLDEPEKIPAAETPALAAATASDAEKEEEEGPEWSKGVSLLLLLVSTAFVALQSEWLVHSVEAVAHALGWSELFVGAFLIAIIGNAAEHSAAVFLAMKNRMGAAVEIAIGSSLQVALFVAPVLVFASYLVGKPMDLVFSGYELAAIAVSAFIASSISRDGSTNWYEGVLLLLVYIILGTAFFVV from the coding sequence ATGAAGCAAAAGTGGTTTCTGCCGTTGTTGATCCTGTCTACACTTCTCAGTATCGGTGCGCACTTTTTTCTCCATTCCCAACCGGTTCAATTCGCCACCGCCTGTTTGTCGCTGTTGTTCTGGGCCGCGTTGCTGGGTAAGGCCACGGAAAGCGTCGCCCATTACGCCGGAGAACGGCTGGGGGGACTTTTGAATGCCACTTTCGGCAATGCCGCCGAGCTGATCATCGCGTTTTTTCTGGTGAAGGCCGGGTTGTTCGACATGGTCAAAGCGAGTATCACAGGGTCCATTATCGGCAACCTGTTGCTCGTGCTCGGATTGAGTGTATTTTTCGGCGGCCTGCGGTACAAAATTCAACGGTTCAACACAATGCTGGCCGGGCATAATGCTTCCCTGATGTTGCTTGCTGTTATCGCGCTATTCATCCCCGCTGCGTTTATCAAGGGACTCCAAGGAACAGAAGTACATATTTTGAGCCTGAGCATCGCAGCCGCACTGATCGTCGGATATTTCCTGTGGCTGTACTTCTCCTTGGTAACCCACCGCGAGGAATTGGGCGATGCAGTGGACGGTATGCCGGAGGAACACTCCCCGCTGGACGAACCGGAAAAGATTCCGGCTGCCGAAACACCGGCCTTGGCCGCTGCGACCGCTTCCGATGCGGAAAAAGAGGAAGAAGAGGGGCCGGAGTGGTCGAAAGGCGTTTCCCTGTTGCTCCTGTTGGTTTCCACCGCTTTTGTCGCCCTGCAGAGTGAATGGTTGGTCCACAGCGTGGAAGCCGTCGCACATGCACTGGGCTGGTCGGAGCTGTTTGTCGGTGCATTCCTGATCGCGATCATCGGGAATGCCGCCGAGCACAGCGCCGCCGTGTTCCTGGCAATGAAAAACCGGATGGGCGCTGCGGTGGAAATCGCGATCGGAAGCAGTTTGCAAGTCGCGTTGTTTGTCGCGCCGGTACTGGTATTCGCCAGCTACTTGGTCGGCAAACCGATGGACCTGGTGTTTTCGGGTTACGAACTGGCGGCGATTGCCGTCTCCGCTTTCATCGCTTCCTCCATTTCCCGTGACGGGTCGACCAACTGGTATGAAGGCGTGTTGTTGCTGCTGGTCTACATTATTTTGGGTACGGCATTCTTTGTCGTTTGA
- a CDS encoding SDR family oxidoreductase, producing MDLGLKGKVVLVTAASRGLGRAIAHRLAGEGAKVAICSRDQDRVEQTAAAITEQTGAEVFPLTADVSRAEQVNKLIDDVVGRWGRIDVLVCNAGGPPSGTFEMFDDEVWQRAFETNLLSVVRLVRAALPYMSKGGKIIAIASTSVKQPIHGLILSNTMRAGVAGLMKSLAEELAPRGILVNTVCPGRIATDRVQELDETRAEKEGVSVEEVRRAVSSQIPLGRYGEPDEFARVVAFLVSDANTYVTGQALMVDGGMVKAL from the coding sequence TTGGATCTCGGACTGAAAGGAAAAGTGGTGTTGGTGACCGCGGCCAGTCGGGGATTGGGACGTGCGATCGCACACCGTTTGGCTGGTGAAGGAGCCAAAGTGGCCATTTGCAGCAGAGACCAGGATCGTGTGGAACAAACCGCTGCGGCGATCACCGAGCAAACGGGAGCGGAAGTGTTTCCCCTGACGGCTGACGTGTCGCGGGCGGAACAGGTCAACAAGCTGATTGATGATGTCGTCGGGCGGTGGGGACGGATCGATGTTTTGGTCTGCAATGCGGGCGGGCCGCCCAGCGGCACATTTGAGATGTTTGACGATGAGGTGTGGCAACGGGCGTTTGAAACCAATCTGCTGAGCGTGGTGCGTTTGGTTCGGGCGGCCTTGCCGTACATGTCAAAAGGCGGAAAGATCATCGCCATCGCTTCCACCAGCGTCAAACAGCCGATTCATGGCTTGATTTTGTCCAATACGATGCGTGCAGGAGTGGCCGGTCTGATGAAGTCGTTGGCTGAGGAGCTGGCTCCGCGCGGGATCTTGGTCAACACGGTTTGCCCGGGTCGTATCGCAACCGATCGCGTGCAGGAGTTGGACGAAACACGCGCCGAAAAGGAAGGTGTATCGGTGGAGGAAGTGCGCAGGGCCGTTTCTTCGCAAATTCCGCTGGGGCGCTATGGTGAGCCTGACGAATTCGCCCGTGTTGTCGCGTTTCTGGTTTCTGACGCCAACACGTATGTGACGGGTCAGGCATTGATGGTGGATGGCGGAATGGTCAAAGCATTATAA
- a CDS encoding DUF421 domain-containing protein, which translates to MDFLEVIFQTVIAFVVILVLTMILGKQQIAQMTYFEYINGITFGSIAATLATDIDQHTWQHLIGLVLFGGLTLLLSYISLKNRKARRWLEGDPVIVIQNGQIMEENLKKNRFHFDEVMELLRQKGVFDISQVQQAVLENNGQITVMLKPQYQPLTKDSLAKPPDPANMPMELVIDGQVIYENLQKAGKNGQWLMNQIRAQKGVQSLRDVFYASLQSDGTLYVDVRNDQA; encoded by the coding sequence ATGGATTTTTTGGAGGTCATCTTTCAGACGGTCATCGCTTTCGTCGTGATTCTGGTGTTGACCATGATTCTCGGGAAACAACAGATCGCCCAGATGACGTATTTCGAATATATCAACGGGATCACATTCGGGTCGATTGCGGCCACACTGGCGACCGACATCGACCAGCATACGTGGCAGCATCTGATCGGACTGGTGTTGTTCGGGGGGTTGACCTTGCTGTTGTCGTATATCTCGCTGAAAAATCGCAAAGCCCGCCGCTGGCTCGAGGGGGACCCGGTCATCGTCATCCAAAACGGCCAGATCATGGAGGAAAATCTGAAAAAAAACCGGTTTCATTTCGACGAAGTGATGGAACTGTTGCGACAAAAAGGCGTATTCGACATATCCCAAGTTCAGCAGGCCGTATTGGAAAACAACGGACAAATCACGGTGATGCTGAAACCGCAATATCAGCCGCTAACCAAAGACAGCTTGGCCAAACCGCCGGATCCCGCCAATATGCCGATGGAATTGGTAATCGATGGCCAGGTCATCTACGAAAACCTGCAAAAGGCCGGCAAGAACGGACAGTGGCTCATGAACCAAATCCGGGCGCAAAAAGGGGTGCAGTCCCTTCGTGATGTCTTTTACGCCAGCTTGCAGTCGGACGGCACGCTCTATGTGGATGTGCGCAACGATCAGGCCTGA
- a CDS encoding YlaN family protein, with the protein MLTPTQTDLNQRALELLREDAEKIHQLIHVQLEHLTAPKCPLYEEVLDTQMFGLSREIDFAVRAGLINREQGREIISDLERKLADLYTKVLPLSKTKE; encoded by the coding sequence CTGTTGACGCCAACACAGACCGATCTCAACCAACGGGCGCTGGAATTGTTGCGGGAAGATGCAGAAAAGATTCACCAGTTGATTCATGTACAACTGGAACATTTGACAGCGCCGAAATGTCCGTTGTACGAAGAAGTTTTGGACACGCAGATGTTTGGCCTTTCCAGGGAGATCGATTTCGCCGTCCGGGCGGGCTTGATCAATCGGGAGCAAGGCCGGGAGATCATCAGTGACTTGGAACGAAAGTTGGCCGATCTCTACACGAAAGTACTCCCCTTATCAAAAACCAAAGAATGA
- a CDS encoding LysR family transcriptional regulator, with translation MHIQQLITFLTVAKHRHFRQAGEELMLTQPAVSAQIRSLEEELGCTLFHRPHVSLTPEGKTFLPYAQKMVSLYEESKHALHQRDDDSIIRVTIGVDATLAPFALQRLSPHFQPERPQVHIRMLTLTEAQIIQALEEGRIDLGIAYRTGIPFRFPVSVLVYDTLTLAVSFQNPIARFAYLPLKRLPETPVILPAPGTTERRLIDEQLERHDLTIDPVLELPDLETLKQAVAQGIGVALLPRMALTHDQAGWRLLRIPELHPQLPVCLFHPDRGALTPALRRLVDDLRGIYPPYEE, from the coding sequence ATGCACATCCAACAGTTGATTACCTTTCTCACCGTGGCGAAGCATCGGCATTTTCGCCAAGCCGGAGAAGAGCTGATGCTGACCCAGCCCGCTGTCAGCGCACAAATCCGAAGCCTGGAGGAGGAGCTGGGCTGCACGTTGTTCCACCGTCCCCACGTTTCGCTTACGCCGGAGGGGAAAACCTTTCTTCCCTATGCCCAAAAAATGGTCTCTCTTTATGAAGAAAGCAAACATGCCCTGCATCAAAGAGATGACGATTCGATCATCCGGGTCACCATCGGTGTCGATGCCACCCTGGCACCATTTGCGCTTCAGCGATTGTCTCCCCATTTTCAACCCGAACGCCCCCAAGTTCACATCCGCATGCTGACCCTGACCGAAGCGCAGATCATCCAAGCGCTGGAAGAGGGGCGAATCGATTTGGGCATCGCATACCGGACCGGTATCCCTTTCCGCTTTCCCGTATCCGTTTTGGTTTATGACACGTTGACATTGGCCGTTTCCTTTCAGAACCCGATCGCCCGCTTTGCGTATTTGCCACTGAAACGATTACCGGAAACCCCCGTCATCCTTCCTGCGCCGGGTACTACCGAGCGACGGCTGATTGATGAACAATTGGAACGGCATGATCTGACCATCGATCCCGTTCTCGAACTGCCCGACTTGGAAACCCTCAAACAAGCAGTAGCCCAGGGAATCGGGGTCGCCCTCCTTCCCAGGATGGCGTTGACCCATGACCAGGCGGGATGGCGTCTGTTGCGCATTCCCGAACTGCATCCCCAACTTCCCGTTTGTCTGTTTCATCCCGACCGCGGGGCCCTTACCCCGGCGCTTCGCCGTTTGGTGGATGATCTTCGCGGAATTTATCCGCCATATGAAGAGTAG
- a CDS encoding M20 metallopeptidase family protein: MKDWNEPIRALFPQMVKWRREFHMHPELSFQEVRTSARVVKILKQAGLEVRTGVGGRGVIGILHGNGESSRTVALRADMDALPIQDEKTCEYRSTVPGVMHACGHDAHTAALLGVAVLLSQHREEVPGRIVFLFQHAEEVLPGGAERMIEDGALEGVDAVYGVHFWTPFPVGVVALNDHALMAGADTFHIEVIGKGGHGGLPHETVDAIVIASHLVVNLQTVVSRQVDPLKSGVITIGHIQGGRACNVIAERCVLTGTIRTLDPVLREFVSARIGEVTEQTCRMYGATYRVDFEWGTPPLVNHAVEAHRMAEVARRIVGNAKVWEVPPVMAGEDFAYYLQHRPGAFCFVGAGNPERGIRYPHHHPLFDIDEEAMKVSAALLIQTAMSYLREEPVE; the protein is encoded by the coding sequence ATGAAAGATTGGAATGAACCGATTCGTGCGCTGTTTCCGCAAATGGTGAAGTGGCGCCGTGAATTTCATATGCATCCGGAGCTCTCTTTCCAGGAAGTGCGCACTTCGGCACGGGTGGTGAAAATCTTGAAACAAGCCGGTCTGGAGGTGCGCACCGGTGTAGGCGGAAGAGGAGTGATCGGGATTCTTCACGGGAACGGGGAATCGTCACGTACGGTGGCATTGCGTGCCGATATGGATGCGTTGCCAATTCAGGATGAGAAGACGTGTGAATACCGGTCCACCGTACCCGGCGTCATGCACGCCTGCGGTCATGATGCCCATACGGCCGCTCTGCTCGGTGTGGCCGTTCTGCTCAGTCAACACCGTGAAGAGGTTCCCGGTCGGATTGTTTTTTTGTTCCAACACGCCGAAGAAGTCCTTCCCGGCGGGGCGGAACGTATGATCGAAGACGGCGCCTTGGAGGGAGTGGATGCTGTCTACGGCGTTCATTTCTGGACTCCCTTTCCTGTCGGGGTTGTCGCTTTGAATGATCACGCCCTGATGGCCGGAGCGGACACATTTCACATCGAAGTGATCGGCAAAGGCGGGCACGGCGGTCTGCCGCATGAAACGGTGGATGCGATCGTCATTGCATCCCATCTGGTCGTCAACCTGCAAACCGTTGTCAGCAGACAAGTCGATCCGCTCAAGTCGGGTGTGATTACCATTGGTCACATTCAAGGTGGTCGGGCGTGCAACGTGATCGCGGAACGGTGCGTGTTGACCGGCACGATACGAACGCTGGACCCCGTGCTTCGCGAGTTTGTTTCCGCCAGAATTGGCGAGGTGACCGAACAGACTTGCCGAATGTACGGGGCCACTTATCGCGTCGATTTTGAGTGGGGCACACCCCCGCTGGTCAATCATGCTGTCGAAGCACACAGAATGGCTGAAGTGGCCCGACGGATCGTGGGGAATGCAAAAGTGTGGGAAGTGCCGCCGGTGATGGCCGGAGAGGACTTTGCCTACTACCTGCAGCATCGCCCGGGCGCTTTCTGTTTTGTCGGTGCGGGCAATCCTGAGCGAGGCATCCGTTATCCTCATCATCATCCATTATTTGATATTGACGAAGAGGCCATGAAAGTGTCGGCCGCGTTGCTGATACAGACCGCGATGTCGTATTTGCGGGAGGAACCGGTGGAATGA
- a CDS encoding YugN family protein — MLEEVQLKGIRKTFGEVESILTGLGFVRWSWDYNKATFDMKFHDEKTGQDYYLRIMARAVEGQLENPKALVELENAAFARHIFPHGLDYSVEIPEAFREAVATVLKKVHQKLTA, encoded by the coding sequence GTGTTGGAAGAAGTCCAGTTGAAAGGGATTCGCAAGACGTTTGGCGAAGTGGAAAGCATTTTGACCGGCCTGGGCTTTGTTCGTTGGTCATGGGATTACAACAAAGCCACCTTTGATATGAAATTCCATGATGAAAAAACCGGTCAGGACTACTATTTGCGCATTATGGCCCGGGCGGTGGAAGGACAGTTGGAAAACCCCAAGGCCTTAGTGGAGCTGGAAAATGCCGCTTTTGCCCGTCATATTTTTCCGCACGGTCTGGATTATTCGGTGGAGATCCCGGAAGCGTTTCGTGAAGCCGTTGCCACCGTCCTGAAAAAGGTTCATCAGAAATTGACCGCATGA
- a CDS encoding Asp23/Gls24 family envelope stress response protein, producing MSDTLSQGTVRIADDVVAVIAGLAATKTKGIASMSGGITEGLAKRVSGKNVTRGVSVEVGQVETAIDLRVIVEYGVKINEVARELQQNVKEAVETMTGLRVVEVNVKVEGVDVKEKEDEQEERVR from the coding sequence ATGTCGGACACCTTATCCCAAGGAACCGTAAGGATTGCCGACGATGTAGTGGCAGTGATTGCTGGCTTGGCGGCCACGAAAACAAAGGGGATTGCCAGCATGTCCGGTGGTATCACCGAAGGTTTGGCCAAACGGGTCAGCGGTAAAAACGTGACGCGTGGTGTATCGGTCGAAGTGGGTCAAGTGGAGACAGCGATCGATTTGCGGGTCATCGTGGAATACGGTGTCAAGATCAATGAGGTGGCGCGTGAGCTGCAACAGAACGTTAAAGAAGCGGTGGAAACGATGACCGGGCTCCGCGTGGTCGAAGTCAACGTCAAGGTGGAGGGCGTCGACGTCAAGGAGAAAGAAGACGAACAGGAAGAGCGCGTACGCTGA
- the spoVAC gene encoding stage V sporulation protein AC — protein sequence MHQAEEQAQNEQYQQVAKQYQPQPQLFRNCLKAFVVGGLICVIGQLLQNMYIHVFHFKPDKAGDPTVATLIFIAAVLTGLGVFDKIGQWAGAGTAVPVTGFANSIVSAALEHRSEGWVLGIGGNMFKLAGSVIVFGVVAAFFIGIIRTLFFS from the coding sequence ATGCATCAGGCTGAGGAGCAAGCGCAAAACGAACAATACCAGCAAGTGGCGAAACAGTATCAACCCCAACCTCAATTGTTTCGAAACTGTTTGAAAGCCTTTGTGGTCGGTGGCTTGATTTGTGTAATCGGTCAATTGCTGCAAAACATGTACATTCATGTTTTTCATTTTAAACCGGACAAGGCGGGGGACCCGACCGTGGCCACCCTGATCTTCATCGCTGCCGTGCTTACCGGATTGGGCGTGTTCGACAAGATCGGACAGTGGGCCGGAGCGGGAACGGCGGTGCCTGTGACCGGTTTTGCCAACTCCATCGTATCTGCGGCGTTGGAACACCGCTCGGAAGGATGGGTGCTCGGCATTGGCGGCAATATGTTTAAATTGGCCGGATCGGTCATCGTGTTCGGCGTGGTGGCCGCCTTTTTCATCGGGATTATTCGCACGTTGTTCTTTTCGTGA
- the spoVAD gene encoding stage V sporulation protein AD, which translates to MATNGTKALGRSTWVYPSGVRILSSAAVVGPKEGEGLLKDDYDIIYTDLYAGQDTWEKAERKMLEDAVATAVEKAGLQTSDIPAYLAGDLLNQNITSSFSAKTHQMPFMGVYGACSTSMLSLSLAAALVDGGYTPYAVAGVSSHNATAEKQYRYPTEYGGQKTDTAQWTVTGAGAAVVGRGGDGPVIRYATIGKVVDRGVKNPFDLGTAMAPAAVDTIQTHFQDTGRSPEDYDLIVTGDLAKVGHPIAADLLQQAGYDLGERFRDCGLMIYSPGHEVFAGGSGCASSAVVTYGHILKQMRQGTWRRVLVVATGALLSPISYQQGESIPCIAHAVALEMPPAEEGSGGLS; encoded by the coding sequence ATGGCGACCAACGGAACGAAAGCACTGGGAAGAAGTACATGGGTTTATCCGTCGGGTGTTCGAATCTTGTCCAGCGCAGCGGTGGTGGGGCCAAAAGAAGGCGAAGGATTGCTGAAGGATGACTACGACATCATTTACACGGATCTGTACGCCGGGCAGGACACATGGGAAAAAGCCGAGCGGAAGATGTTGGAGGATGCGGTCGCCACGGCCGTGGAAAAAGCCGGATTGCAGACATCGGACATTCCGGCCTATCTGGCGGGTGACCTGTTGAACCAGAATATCACCTCATCCTTCTCGGCCAAAACTCACCAAATGCCGTTTATGGGCGTGTATGGTGCCTGCTCCACTTCCATGCTGTCTTTGTCGTTGGCGGCGGCGTTGGTGGATGGAGGGTATACGCCCTATGCAGTGGCCGGCGTCAGCAGTCACAACGCCACTGCGGAAAAACAATACCGTTATCCGACGGAATACGGAGGACAGAAAACGGACACGGCACAGTGGACGGTGACCGGAGCCGGAGCAGCCGTGGTCGGACGGGGCGGAGACGGTCCCGTCATCCGCTATGCCACCATTGGAAAAGTGGTCGATCGGGGTGTGAAAAATCCCTTTGATTTGGGAACGGCGATGGCTCCTGCCGCTGTTGACACGATTCAGACTCATTTCCAAGATACGGGTCGCAGTCCGGAAGATTACGACTTGATCGTCACCGGCGATTTGGCCAAAGTGGGACACCCCATCGCCGCCGATCTGCTTCAGCAGGCGGGGTATGACCTCGGTGAGCGGTTTCGGGATTGCGGGTTGATGATATACAGTCCGGGTCATGAAGTCTTTGCCGGCGGCAGTGGATGTGCGAGCAGTGCGGTGGTGACCTACGGACACATTTTGAAGCAGATGCGTCAGGGTACATGGCGGCGGGTACTGGTGGTTGCAACGGGTGCTTTGCTAAGTCCGATTTCTTATCAACAAGGCGAATCCATCCCGTGTATCGCCCACGCAGTGGCTTTGGAAATGCCGCCAGCGGAGGAAGGGAGCGGCGGATTGTCATGA
- a CDS encoding cupin domain-containing protein, producing MEGPYVIRKGGSDWIPMGKGVQLSYLRKSGDEYSILLKLESGGRFPMHEHVGGEEVYVIEGSVQLGKFRLEQGDYYYAPPGVSETATTEDGCTLLITSARGLEVSNPTAKVTAQ from the coding sequence ATGGAGGGGCCCTATGTAATCCGCAAGGGTGGCAGTGACTGGATTCCGATGGGAAAAGGGGTGCAACTGAGCTATCTGCGAAAAAGCGGCGATGAATACAGCATTTTGCTGAAGTTGGAGTCCGGTGGCCGTTTTCCGATGCATGAACACGTCGGTGGAGAAGAAGTGTATGTCATCGAAGGAAGCGTGCAACTTGGAAAATTTCGTTTGGAACAAGGGGACTATTACTATGCTCCTCCCGGTGTGAGCGAAACTGCCACGACGGAAGACGGTTGTACCTTGCTGATCACCTCCGCACGGGGCTTGGAAGTCAGCAATCCGACAGCCAAAGTGACGGCCCAGTGA